The Stenotrophomonas maltophilia genome includes a region encoding these proteins:
- a CDS encoding mitochondrial fission ELM1 family protein: protein MVKRSSAPWTVTDGRAGNVRQAVALASALRQGTHRPLVLQPRAPWRWLSPRRLPGDVNGYGEAFASLAAEAPALAIGCGRQAAGALRVLRARGSQVVQILDPRIGARHWDVVVVPEHDALRGSNVLTLLGSLNPVDDDWLAWGRAAFAGFSTLPGPRTALLVGGPTPLAPWDETAMVGVFQALAGQIRSEGGSLLATTSRRTPPALAEILRATFADLPHVIWGDGGDGTNPYGGLLGWANRVVVSPDSVNLLSEACATRMPVMVALADTAQGRLARFQQQLRERGRLQAHWLDWQYDRIEPLRETARVAAEVKQRLALG from the coding sequence ATGGTGAAACGATCGAGCGCGCCATGGACGGTCACTGACGGCCGTGCGGGCAATGTCCGCCAAGCGGTCGCGCTGGCCTCGGCGCTGCGCCAGGGCACCCACCGACCGCTGGTCCTGCAGCCCCGCGCACCCTGGCGCTGGCTGTCGCCGCGGCGCCTGCCGGGTGATGTGAACGGCTATGGCGAGGCTTTCGCGTCATTGGCTGCCGAGGCCCCGGCGCTGGCGATCGGCTGTGGCCGCCAGGCCGCCGGCGCACTGCGCGTGCTGCGCGCACGTGGCAGCCAGGTGGTGCAGATCCTCGACCCGCGCATCGGCGCACGCCACTGGGACGTGGTGGTGGTGCCCGAACACGATGCCCTGCGTGGCAGCAACGTGCTGACCCTGCTCGGCAGCCTCAACCCGGTGGACGACGACTGGCTGGCCTGGGGCCGCGCCGCGTTCGCCGGCTTCAGTACCTTGCCCGGCCCGCGCACCGCGTTGCTTGTCGGTGGACCGACGCCGCTGGCGCCGTGGGATGAAACGGCGATGGTGGGCGTGTTCCAGGCGCTGGCCGGGCAGATCCGCAGCGAAGGCGGCAGCCTGCTGGCGACCACCTCGCGGCGCACGCCACCGGCGTTGGCCGAGATCCTGCGCGCGACGTTCGCCGACCTGCCGCACGTGATCTGGGGCGACGGCGGCGACGGTACGAATCCTTATGGCGGCCTGCTCGGCTGGGCCAACCGCGTGGTGGTCTCGCCCGATTCGGTGAACCTGCTGTCTGAAGCCTGCGCCACGCGCATGCCGGTGATGGTGGCGCTGGCCGATACCGCGCAGGGCCGGCTGGCGCGCTTCCAGCAGCAGCTGCGCGAGCGCGGGCGGCTGCAGGCGCATTGGCTGGACTGGCAGTACGACCGCATCGAACCACTGCGCGAGACCGCGCGGGTGGCCGCGGAAGTGAAACAGCGTCTGGCATTGGGGTAG
- a CDS encoding malonic semialdehyde reductase yields MSHALDAAALDQLFRTARTQNAFLDKPVPASLLQELYDLVKWGPTAANTTPARFVFVTSKLAKAKLAPALSEGNHDKTMAAPVTAIIGFDLDFHEKLPYLFPHTDAKAWFDGPQEGRHEAALRNGSLQGAYLILAARALGLDAGPMSGFDPAKVDEAFFAGTSIKSNFLVNLGYGDPAGLFPRLPRLSFDEAARIA; encoded by the coding sequence ATGTCCCACGCGCTCGACGCTGCTGCCCTCGACCAGCTGTTCCGTACTGCCCGCACCCAGAATGCCTTCCTCGACAAGCCGGTCCCGGCCAGCCTGCTGCAGGAACTGTACGACCTGGTGAAGTGGGGCCCGACCGCCGCCAACACCACGCCGGCCCGCTTCGTCTTCGTCACCTCGAAGTTAGCCAAGGCCAAGCTGGCCCCGGCCCTGTCCGAAGGCAACCACGACAAGACCATGGCCGCTCCGGTCACCGCCATCATCGGCTTCGACCTGGATTTCCACGAGAAGCTGCCGTACCTGTTCCCGCACACCGATGCCAAGGCCTGGTTCGACGGCCCGCAGGAAGGCCGCCACGAAGCCGCCCTCCGCAACGGCAGCCTGCAGGGCGCCTACCTGATCCTGGCCGCACGCGCGCTGGGCCTGGATGCCGGCCCGATGTCCGGCTTCGACCCGGCCAAGGTCGACGAAGCCTTCTTCGCCGGCACTTCGATCAAGTCGAATTTCCTGGTCAACCTGGGTTACGGTGACCCGGCGGGCCTGTTCCCGCGTCTGCCGCGCCTGTCGTTCGACGAAGCGGCGCGCATCGCGTAA
- a CDS encoding YceI family protein has translation MSATRKLLLPLALTLAIAACSKPADTAAPAAAAAAPATTEQAATPAADAAAAAPAAEAIKIASGTYKLDPTHTDVLAQWSHFGFSNPSAHFGNVEGTLVYNAEDVTKSTVEVKLPLSGLNSFTAKFDEHLKSADFFDAAKFADATFKSTKVEAAGTNKLTVTGDLTIKGITKPVTLDVTVNGGGEHPMAKVPAAGFDATTTLKRSDFGVGAYAPNVSDEVKIRITTEATGEKPAA, from the coding sequence ATGAGCGCCACCCGTAAACTGCTGCTGCCGCTGGCCCTGACCCTGGCCATCGCCGCCTGCTCCAAGCCGGCCGACACCGCTGCCCCGGCCGCCGCCGCCGCCGCCCCGGCCACCACCGAGCAGGCCGCCACCCCGGCCGCCGATGCCGCCGCTGCCGCGCCGGCCGCCGAAGCGATCAAGATCGCCTCGGGCACCTACAAGCTGGACCCGACCCACACCGACGTGCTGGCCCAGTGGAGCCACTTCGGCTTCTCGAATCCGAGCGCGCACTTCGGCAACGTCGAAGGCACCCTGGTGTACAACGCCGAAGACGTGACCAAGTCCACCGTGGAAGTGAAGTTGCCGCTGAGCGGCCTGAACAGCTTCACCGCCAAGTTCGACGAGCACCTGAAGAGCGCCGACTTCTTCGACGCCGCCAAGTTCGCCGATGCCACCTTCAAGAGCACCAAGGTGGAAGCCGCTGGCACCAACAAGCTGACCGTCACCGGTGACCTGACCATCAAGGGCATCACCAAGCCGGTCACCCTGGACGTGACCGTCAACGGCGGCGGCGAGCACCCGATGGCCAAGGTTCCGGCCGCCGGCTTCGATGCCACCACCACCCTGAAGCGCAGCGATTTCGGCGTCGGCGCGTATGCCCCGAACGTCAGCGATGAAGTGAAGATCCGCATCACCACCGAAGCCACCGGCGAAAAGCCGGCTGCTTGA
- a CDS encoding siderophore-interacting protein has product MTEHNNTRLRLDVRFRELTVLRTEEVTPHMRRIVLGGAELVGFDSPGADDHIKLFFPNAAGEMVLPVVTAEGRSYPAGKEPSPARDYTPRWWDHETGELAIDFVLHDQGIAGPWAEQAQPGDVLVIGGPRGSFVVADSFDAYVLIGDETALSAIARWLDVLPDGAEVQAFIEVSDEAERQDLPQYENVRIHWLERNGFPAATSTLLEDMLTDFEAPDGDVFYWIATESRRARMMRKFIEGHLGVPRDWIRSTGYWKAHPDETDGD; this is encoded by the coding sequence ATGACCGAACACAACAACACGCGCCTGCGCCTGGATGTGCGCTTCCGTGAACTGACCGTGCTGCGCACCGAAGAGGTCACCCCGCACATGCGCCGCATCGTGCTGGGTGGCGCCGAGCTGGTCGGTTTCGATTCGCCCGGTGCCGACGACCACATCAAGCTGTTCTTCCCCAACGCTGCGGGCGAGATGGTGCTGCCGGTGGTCACCGCCGAAGGCCGCAGCTATCCGGCCGGCAAGGAGCCCTCGCCGGCCCGCGACTACACCCCGCGCTGGTGGGACCACGAGACCGGCGAGCTGGCCATCGACTTCGTACTGCACGACCAGGGCATTGCCGGGCCGTGGGCCGAGCAGGCCCAGCCGGGCGACGTGCTGGTGATCGGCGGCCCGCGCGGTTCGTTCGTGGTGGCCGACAGCTTTGATGCCTATGTGCTGATCGGCGATGAAACCGCGCTGTCGGCCATCGCCCGCTGGCTGGACGTGCTGCCGGACGGTGCCGAGGTGCAGGCCTTCATCGAAGTGAGCGATGAGGCCGAACGCCAGGACCTGCCGCAGTACGAGAACGTGCGGATCCACTGGCTGGAGCGCAATGGCTTCCCGGCGGCCACCAGCACGCTGCTGGAAGACATGCTGACCGACTTCGAGGCACCGGACGGCGATGTCTTCTACTGGATCGCCACCGAATCGCGCCGCGCACGGATGATGCGCAAGTTCATCGAAGGCCACCTGGGCGTACCGCGCGACTGGATCCGCTCGACCGGCTACTGGAAGGCGCACCCGGACGAAACCGACGGCGATTGA
- a CDS encoding PadR family transcriptional regulator produces the protein MSRTASPRARSTNPEVPRRNGQPRVLSRGDLRLLVLALIGEQPRHGYELMQLISNQFMQAYTPSAGTMYPLLASFEQAGWIEAEEVDGKRIFRITAAGEFELKVQRTQVRLAQRRAFDRAREITKASLPPPLAGALREFKRALVHHHGRWAEGEAEEVAALLTRASALLNGTAGSESPPISTTQPD, from the coding sequence ATGAGCCGCACCGCTTCTCCCAGAGCCCGTTCCACCAATCCGGAAGTGCCGCGCCGCAACGGCCAGCCGCGGGTGCTTAGCCGCGGCGACCTGCGCCTGCTGGTGCTGGCCCTGATCGGCGAGCAACCCCGCCATGGCTACGAGCTGATGCAGCTGATCAGCAACCAGTTCATGCAGGCCTACACGCCCAGCGCCGGCACCATGTACCCGCTGCTGGCCAGCTTCGAGCAGGCCGGCTGGATCGAGGCCGAGGAAGTGGACGGCAAGCGGATCTTCCGCATCACCGCCGCCGGCGAGTTCGAGCTGAAGGTGCAGCGCACCCAGGTGCGGCTGGCACAGCGGCGTGCCTTCGACCGCGCCCGCGAGATCACCAAGGCCTCGCTGCCGCCGCCGCTGGCCGGTGCCCTGCGCGAGTTCAAGCGGGCGCTGGTGCATCACCACGGCCGCTGGGCCGAGGGCGAAGCGGAAGAAGTGGCGGCGCTGCTGACGCGGGCGTCTGCCCTGCTCAACGGTACGGCCGGTAGCGAGAGCCCACCCATTTCAACGACCCAGCCAGACTGA
- the aceE gene encoding pyruvate dehydrogenase (acetyl-transferring), homodimeric type, producing the protein MNWLNEVLNNDPNPVETQEWIESLKAVIDVEGSERAHQLLEGMVELTRRSGAYLPFSPTTEYVNTIEPQFEAKSPGNAELEWRIRSIIRWNAMATVVRANRKPGDLGGHIASFASGATLYDVGFNHFWRAPSENHPGDLLFIQGHSAPGIYARSFLEGRISEEQLDKFRMEVDGGGLSSYPHPWLMPDYWQTPTVSMGLGPLAAIYQAQFMRYLENRGLIEKSDRKVWCFIGDGESDEPETLGAIALAGREGLDNLIFVVNCNLQRLDGPVRGNGKIIQELEGVFRGGGWNVIKLLWGGYWDALLAKDTNGVLKKLMMETVDGEYQNCKAFGGAYTREHFFGKYPETAAMVAGLSDDDIWRLNRGGHDPHKVYAAYHQAVNTKGMPTVILAKTVKGYGMGSAGEALNPTHQTKKLDDEAVRHFRDRFNIPVTDAQLADGQVPFYHPGPDSPEVQYLQERRAALGGYLPQRRRKADKTFVAPKLEAYERLLKSSGERSYSTTMAFVQSLNITLRDKELGPHIVPIVADEARTFGMEGLFRQIGIYAPFGQKYKPVDADQLMFYREDQSGQVLQQGISEPGAISSWMAAGTSYSVSNVPMLPFYIYYSMFGFQRVGDIAWQAADMRTRGFLLGGTAGRTTLNGEGLQHEDGFSHLVAGGIPNVRSYDPTFGFEVTVILQHGTKAMMEDQIDEYYYVTLMNENYTHPEMPEGAAEGIVKGMYLLTDAGKPKKGELRVQLLGSGTILREAIAAAELLDKDFGVTADIWSCPSFNELRRDGFDVERANRLHPEGEQRKAYVTELLEGRQGPAIAATDYVRAYADQIRAFVPMSYTVLGTDGFGRSDTRANLRRFFEVDRYYIAHAAIAALAKEGKMTAKDVARAIKQYKIDPEKANPVGV; encoded by the coding sequence ATGAACTGGTTGAACGAGGTGCTGAACAACGACCCGAATCCTGTGGAAACCCAGGAGTGGATCGAGTCGTTGAAGGCCGTTATTGATGTCGAGGGCTCCGAGCGCGCGCATCAGCTGCTGGAAGGCATGGTGGAACTGACCCGTCGTTCGGGCGCCTACCTGCCGTTCTCTCCCACCACCGAATACGTCAACACCATCGAACCGCAGTTCGAGGCCAAGAGCCCGGGCAATGCCGAGCTGGAATGGCGCATCCGTTCGATCATCCGCTGGAACGCGATGGCCACCGTGGTCCGCGCCAACCGCAAGCCGGGTGACCTGGGCGGCCACATCGCCTCGTTCGCGTCCGGCGCCACCCTGTACGACGTGGGCTTCAACCACTTCTGGCGCGCCCCGAGCGAAAACCACCCGGGCGACCTGCTGTTCATCCAGGGCCACAGCGCCCCGGGCATCTACGCGCGTTCCTTCCTGGAAGGCCGCATCAGCGAAGAGCAGCTGGACAAGTTCCGCATGGAAGTGGACGGCGGTGGCCTGTCCTCGTACCCGCACCCGTGGCTGATGCCGGACTACTGGCAGACCCCGACCGTGTCGATGGGCCTGGGCCCGCTGGCTGCCATCTACCAGGCGCAGTTCATGCGCTACCTGGAAAACCGTGGCCTGATCGAGAAGTCCGACCGCAAGGTATGGTGCTTCATCGGCGACGGCGAGAGCGACGAGCCGGAAACCCTGGGTGCCATCGCGCTGGCCGGCCGTGAAGGCCTGGACAACCTGATCTTCGTGGTGAACTGCAACCTGCAGCGCCTGGACGGTCCGGTGCGCGGCAACGGCAAGATCATCCAGGAACTGGAAGGCGTGTTCCGTGGCGGCGGCTGGAACGTGATCAAGCTGCTGTGGGGCGGTTACTGGGATGCCCTGCTGGCCAAGGACACCAACGGCGTCCTGAAGAAGCTGATGATGGAAACCGTCGACGGCGAATACCAGAACTGCAAGGCCTTCGGCGGCGCGTATACCCGCGAGCATTTCTTCGGCAAGTACCCGGAAACCGCTGCGATGGTGGCCGGCCTGAGCGACGACGACATCTGGCGCCTGAACCGTGGTGGCCACGACCCGCACAAGGTGTACGCCGCCTACCACCAGGCCGTGAACACCAAGGGCATGCCGACCGTCATCCTGGCCAAGACCGTGAAGGGTTACGGCATGGGCAGCGCCGGTGAGGCACTGAACCCGACCCACCAGACCAAGAAGCTGGACGACGAAGCGGTGCGCCACTTCCGCGACCGCTTCAACATTCCGGTGACCGACGCGCAGCTGGCCGACGGCCAGGTGCCGTTCTACCACCCGGGCCCGGATTCGCCGGAAGTGCAGTACCTGCAGGAACGCCGTGCCGCGCTGGGCGGTTACCTGCCGCAGCGCCGCCGCAAGGCCGACAAGACCTTCGTGGCGCCGAAGCTGGAAGCCTACGAGCGCCTGCTGAAGAGCAGCGGCGAGCGCAGCTACTCCACCACCATGGCGTTCGTGCAGAGCCTGAACATCACCCTGCGTGACAAGGAACTGGGCCCGCACATCGTGCCGATCGTGGCCGACGAAGCCCGTACCTTCGGTATGGAAGGCCTGTTCCGCCAGATCGGCATCTACGCGCCGTTCGGCCAGAAGTACAAGCCGGTCGACGCCGACCAGCTGATGTTCTATCGCGAAGACCAGAGCGGCCAGGTGCTGCAGCAGGGCATCAGCGAGCCGGGTGCGATCAGCTCGTGGATGGCCGCCGGTACCAGCTACTCGGTCAGCAACGTGCCGATGTTGCCGTTCTACATCTACTACTCGATGTTCGGCTTCCAGCGCGTGGGCGACATCGCCTGGCAGGCCGCCGACATGCGTACCCGCGGCTTCCTGCTGGGTGGCACCGCCGGCCGCACCACGCTGAACGGTGAAGGCCTGCAGCACGAAGATGGCTTCAGCCATCTGGTGGCCGGTGGCATCCCGAACGTGCGCAGCTACGACCCGACCTTCGGCTTCGAAGTGACGGTGATCCTGCAGCACGGCACCAAGGCGATGATGGAAGATCAGATTGACGAGTATTACTACGTCACCCTGATGAACGAGAACTACACCCACCCGGAAATGCCGGAAGGCGCGGCCGAAGGCATCGTCAAGGGCATGTACCTGCTGACCGATGCCGGCAAGCCGAAGAAGGGCGAGCTGCGCGTGCAGCTGCTGGGTTCGGGCACCATCCTGCGCGAAGCCATTGCCGCGGCCGAGCTGCTGGACAAGGACTTCGGCGTGACCGCCGATATCTGGAGCTGCCCAAGCTTCAACGAACTGCGTCGCGATGGTTTCGACGTGGAGCGTGCCAACCGCCTGCATCCGGAAGGTGAGCAGCGCAAGGCCTACGTGACCGAGCTGCTGGAAGGCCGCCAGGGCCCGGCGATTGCCGCCACCGACTACGTGCGTGCGTATGCGGACCAGATCCGCGCGTTCGTGCCGATGTCTTATACGGTGCTGGGTACCGATGGCTTCGGCCGTTCGGATACGCGTGCGAACCTGCGCCGGTTCTTTGAGGTTGACCGCTACTACATCGCGCATGCCGCGATTGCGGCGCTGGCGAAGGAAGGCAAGATGACCGCGAAGGATGTGGCCCGGGCGATCAAGCAGTACAAGATTGATCCGGAGAAGGCTAATCCTGTTGGGGTTTGA
- a CDS encoding DUF262 domain-containing protein: MEVLDVTSDWFDDDQDSDIDGRIDEYEISSSPNDFNVATIFSFIKSGAVKIPGFQRHFVWDIKRSSKLIESLILGLPVPQVFLYEDSRNSFLVIDGQQRLMSIYYFVLQRFPRQDKRAELRAIFDRYSGEIPASIIDDDDYFVPFKLKLPEQLPGHPSRFNGLNYSTLGDYRVAFDLRTVRNIIVKQTTSTGNDSAVFEIFNRLNSGGVNLTPQEIRASMYHSDFYAVLQRMNSKPGWRQIVGREELDLHMKDVEILLRAFALLIDSDSYAPSMTKFLNLFSKKSKSNSPEHNLYLERIFDEFLTATSRLSSKAFFTPANNRFNISLFESVFYAACKPVFDLRGMHIPEVSEALLNKLRSEPGFVSASSEGTSKSENVSRRLGLASTIMAG; encoded by the coding sequence ATGGAAGTGCTGGACGTTACTAGTGATTGGTTTGATGATGATCAAGATTCGGACATCGATGGGCGTATCGATGAGTATGAGATAAGTTCGTCGCCAAACGATTTTAACGTCGCTACGATCTTTAGTTTTATTAAGTCGGGCGCCGTTAAGATCCCCGGATTTCAGCGTCATTTCGTTTGGGACATCAAGCGGTCGTCTAAGCTAATTGAGTCGCTTATACTTGGTCTTCCTGTCCCCCAGGTGTTTTTATACGAAGATTCACGTAATAGTTTTCTTGTGATCGATGGTCAGCAGCGCTTAATGTCCATTTATTACTTTGTGCTGCAGCGCTTTCCTCGGCAGGATAAGCGTGCGGAGTTGAGGGCAATATTTGACCGATATTCTGGTGAAATACCGGCATCTATCATTGATGATGATGACTATTTCGTTCCATTTAAGCTGAAATTGCCTGAGCAGTTGCCAGGGCATCCGAGTCGATTTAATGGACTTAATTATTCAACCCTGGGTGATTACAGGGTTGCATTTGATCTTCGTACTGTTCGAAACATAATTGTTAAGCAGACTACGTCAACTGGTAACGATTCCGCTGTTTTTGAGATTTTTAATCGTCTCAATTCGGGGGGCGTTAATTTAACTCCCCAGGAAATTCGGGCGAGCATGTATCACTCTGATTTCTACGCTGTTCTCCAGCGAATGAACTCAAAGCCTGGTTGGAGGCAGATAGTTGGTCGTGAGGAGCTGGATCTTCACATGAAGGACGTGGAGATTCTTCTTAGGGCATTTGCACTGCTGATCGATTCAGATTCATATGCTCCGTCAATGACAAAGTTCTTGAATCTGTTCTCTAAAAAATCCAAGAGTAATAGTCCTGAGCATAATCTCTACTTAGAAAGAATATTTGATGAATTTTTGACGGCGACTAGTCGCTTGTCAAGCAAGGCTTTCTTTACTCCTGCAAATAATCGATTCAATATTTCTCTGTTTGAGTCCGTATTCTATGCTGCCTGCAAGCCTGTCTTCGATCTGAGAGGCATGCATATTCCGGAGGTGTCAGAGGCGCTGCTCAATAAACTTCGCTCCGAGCCTGGTTTTGTATCTGCATCCTCAGAAGGTACAAGTAAGTCGGAGAACGTTTCCCGAAGGCTGGGCTTGGCCTCCACCATAATGGCGGGGTGA
- a CDS encoding HEPN domain-containing protein produces MKTVEELKFSADSIKGFLTERGEISLVVTAEDVWRKSVLIAAASHFEHELGLAIERSALRRDVPEDFRSLIESKAISRQFYSYFDFDKANTNKLFRAFGASCKSRAESKIKDSKRLRESQSAFLRICSLRNQMVHNNYAAFNIDLTTDEIYSLYRQGCLFVEFFEAIISDWH; encoded by the coding sequence GTGAAGACTGTCGAGGAATTGAAGTTTTCCGCTGATTCAATCAAAGGCTTCTTGACGGAGAGGGGCGAGATTTCTCTGGTTGTAACTGCTGAAGATGTTTGGAGAAAAAGCGTGCTAATTGCTGCGGCGTCTCATTTCGAGCATGAGCTTGGCCTGGCGATTGAACGATCTGCTCTCCGGCGGGATGTTCCGGAGGATTTTCGAAGCTTAATAGAGTCAAAGGCTATTTCAAGGCAGTTCTATAGCTACTTTGACTTCGATAAAGCGAATACAAACAAGCTCTTTAGAGCTTTTGGTGCTTCCTGCAAAAGCAGGGCTGAGTCAAAAATTAAAGACTCAAAAAGGCTGAGGGAATCTCAGTCGGCATTCCTCAGAATATGCTCGCTTCGCAATCAAATGGTGCATAATAATTATGCTGCGTTCAATATTGATTTGACGACCGACGAAATCTATTCTCTCTATCGCCAGGGTTGTCTTTTTGTCGAATTTTTCGAGGCAATTATATCCGACTGGCACTGA
- a CDS encoding NgoMIV family type II restriction endonuclease, with translation MKVETTAARVAAQTSGATFEGICADFVRATFLKLGHIRPGSWEVLQVGGRNRRKIAQFQQYAHLVALDNATRGNRELAAALGGDYTITPDIIISQGLIEDNTINSEEFLVDNSVARRASIRKSNGGLNLLHASISCKWTIRSDRAQNARSEALNLIRNRKGRLPHAVVVTAEPLPSRLASIALGTGDIDCTYHFALYELQNALDELGLDDAREMLAILVDGQRIKDISDLPLDLAV, from the coding sequence TTGAAGGTTGAGACCACAGCAGCCCGTGTAGCCGCCCAGACTTCAGGCGCTACCTTCGAAGGCATCTGCGCTGATTTCGTACGCGCGACGTTCTTGAAACTTGGACATATTCGCCCGGGGAGCTGGGAGGTACTGCAGGTTGGCGGACGAAACCGCCGAAAAATCGCGCAGTTCCAGCAGTATGCCCATCTAGTTGCTTTAGACAACGCAACAAGAGGCAATCGCGAGCTAGCCGCGGCCCTTGGTGGAGACTATACGATCACTCCAGACATAATTATTTCCCAAGGCCTAATTGAAGATAACACCATCAACTCCGAGGAGTTTCTGGTAGATAACTCAGTCGCTAGGCGGGCATCAATTCGCAAGTCCAATGGAGGCCTGAACTTGCTCCATGCGAGCATTTCTTGCAAATGGACTATACGGAGCGATCGAGCTCAAAATGCTCGCTCTGAGGCTCTGAATCTGATCAGAAATCGGAAAGGCAGACTCCCTCACGCTGTAGTGGTGACCGCGGAACCGCTGCCGAGTCGATTGGCCTCGATAGCGCTGGGGACGGGTGACATTGATTGTACGTATCATTTCGCACTTTATGAATTACAGAACGCGCTAGATGAACTTGGCCTGGATGATGCCAGGGAGATGTTGGCCATCCTTGTGGACGGCCAGCGCATTAAGGATATCAGCGATCTTCCGCTGGACCTTGCCGTTTGA
- a CDS encoding DNA cytosine methyltransferase has protein sequence MSQFTSLEMCAGAGGQGLGLEMAGFDHSALVEWEPAACQTLRLNRPSWNVIEGDLREFDASPYKGVDLVAGGVPCPPFSKAGKQLGADDERDLFPEAIRIVDQVRPQAIMLENVRGLLDPKFEDYRKGVEKDLKKLGYVGDWRLLHASDYGVSQLRPRVIFVGMRKELASGFSWPEASEVPPKTVGELLHDLMGARGWDQVDAWREGANAIAPTLVGGSKKHGGPDLGPTRAKKAWAALGVDGMGLWDQAPDTDFVGMPRLTPRMAARIQGFPDAWEFAGRKTAAYRQIGNAFPPPVAASVASQIKKALLRQNSSRAA, from the coding sequence ATGAGTCAATTCACCTCCCTTGAGATGTGCGCCGGTGCTGGCGGACAAGGCCTTGGCCTAGAGATGGCCGGCTTCGACCACTCTGCGCTCGTGGAATGGGAGCCGGCCGCATGCCAGACGCTCCGCTTGAACCGCCCGAGCTGGAACGTGATTGAGGGTGATCTTCGCGAATTCGACGCATCCCCATATAAGGGTGTGGACCTCGTTGCCGGCGGCGTACCCTGCCCTCCTTTTTCTAAGGCCGGAAAGCAGCTTGGTGCCGACGATGAGCGTGATCTATTCCCTGAAGCCATTCGAATCGTGGACCAGGTTCGCCCTCAAGCCATCATGCTGGAAAACGTTCGCGGCCTCCTCGATCCAAAGTTCGAGGACTATAGAAAGGGCGTCGAGAAAGATCTCAAGAAGCTGGGGTACGTCGGTGATTGGCGGTTGCTTCACGCGTCGGATTACGGCGTCTCCCAGCTTCGTCCGCGCGTTATATTTGTTGGCATGCGAAAGGAGCTGGCCTCGGGTTTCTCTTGGCCAGAAGCATCGGAAGTGCCGCCGAAGACTGTTGGCGAGCTCCTGCATGATTTGATGGGCGCGAGGGGCTGGGATCAAGTTGACGCATGGCGGGAGGGAGCAAATGCGATTGCTCCTACGTTGGTCGGTGGTTCTAAGAAGCACGGCGGCCCCGATCTCGGCCCGACTCGCGCCAAGAAGGCCTGGGCTGCGCTTGGAGTTGATGGCATGGGCCTATGGGACCAGGCACCTGATACTGATTTCGTTGGAATGCCCCGGCTTACGCCCCGGATGGCTGCTCGTATCCAAGGTTTTCCGGATGCTTGGGAATTTGCAGGACGAAAGACCGCAGCTTATCGGCAGATTGGCAATGCATTCCCTCCACCCGTTGCGGCGTCGGTTGCAAGCCAAATCAAGAAGGCGCTGCTGCGACAGAACTCAAGCAGGGCTGCATGA
- a CDS encoding NaeI family type II restriction endonuclease produces the protein MNGLFSQVPQLDDPALEQVAAALSRDPALLSKVGQALRTAFDEVIDAPRTGRFCIDQLEKTEKTYIGTKVEILLRKALALERGVLLDNLIAGHEVDTKFTVKNDWMIPQEAVGQLCMLVRADDVKGLCWLGLLRMTPAVLTNGQNRDGKKSISAAGKAQIRWLVEGPMPRNFMLDLPEVVRSAILAQPSGRQRVRALFTMATGLLIPRDVIEQLAQQRDAVKRAREMKETLGREGYQVLCATYLADREIMIAHGFTPAAKDEWLSLRISDSP, from the coding sequence ATGAATGGCCTTTTTTCACAAGTTCCTCAGCTGGATGACCCCGCTTTAGAGCAGGTTGCGGCTGCTCTCTCACGCGACCCTGCTCTGCTGAGCAAAGTGGGGCAAGCGCTCCGCACGGCGTTCGACGAAGTGATTGACGCGCCCCGTACGGGGCGATTTTGCATTGATCAGCTAGAGAAAACAGAAAAGACTTACATCGGCACAAAGGTCGAGATCCTGCTCCGCAAAGCCTTGGCCCTGGAGCGAGGAGTCTTATTGGACAATCTAATTGCCGGCCACGAGGTTGATACCAAATTCACTGTCAAGAACGATTGGATGATCCCGCAGGAGGCGGTTGGGCAGCTTTGCATGCTTGTCCGCGCGGACGATGTGAAGGGGCTTTGCTGGCTCGGCCTGTTGAGAATGACCCCAGCAGTACTGACCAATGGCCAGAACAGAGACGGGAAGAAGTCCATCTCCGCTGCCGGTAAGGCGCAGATTCGATGGCTTGTAGAAGGTCCGATGCCCAGGAACTTCATGCTGGATCTCCCTGAAGTGGTGCGCTCGGCAATCTTGGCCCAGCCTAGTGGGCGGCAGCGAGTGCGCGCGCTCTTCACCATGGCCACGGGCCTTCTCATCCCACGGGACGTCATCGAACAGTTAGCACAGCAAAGGGATGCAGTGAAGCGGGCTCGCGAGATGAAGGAAACGCTGGGGAGGGAGGGCTACCAGGTCCTTTGTGCCACCTATCTCGCGGACCGCGAGATCATGATCGCCCACGGCTTCACCCCTGCAGCCAAAGATGAATGGTTGAGCCTCAGGATCTCTGATAGCCCATAA